One part of the Bacillus sp. FJAT-27916 genome encodes these proteins:
- a CDS encoding YjcZ family sporulation protein has protein sequence MSGGYGGGFALLVVLFILLVIIGASWIC, from the coding sequence ATGTCTGGAGGATATGGCGGAGGTTTCGCTTTATTGGTTGTTTTGTTTATCTTGTTGGTCATCATCGGGGCATCCTGGATTTGCTAA
- a CDS encoding HTH-type transcriptional regulator Hpr: MSENLNSVKEAMLFTQRVAQLSKALWKAIEKDWQQWIKPYNLNINEHHILWIAYHLKGASISDVAKFGVMHVSTAFNFSKKLEERGLLRFSKKENDKRNTYIELTDQGVELLLEIVKVFDSSKNSVYLGAQPLKELYGKFPDMMEMMAIVKNIYGDDFMNIFEKSFANLEHEFTDENGFLEKIEHPEKEPIQ; encoded by the coding sequence ATGTCTGAAAATTTGAATTCAGTGAAAGAAGCCATGTTATTCACTCAGCGTGTGGCACAGTTGAGCAAGGCTTTATGGAAAGCAATCGAAAAAGACTGGCAGCAATGGATCAAGCCCTATAATTTGAATATTAATGAACACCATATTCTCTGGATTGCCTATCATTTAAAGGGAGCCTCCATTTCCGATGTGGCGAAATTCGGAGTTATGCACGTATCAACCGCATTCAATTTCTCGAAGAAGCTTGAAGAACGCGGACTACTTCGTTTCTCCAAAAAGGAAAATGACAAACGGAATACGTATATTGAATTGACAGATCAAGGGGTCGAACTTTTGCTTGAAATTGTTAAAGTCTTTGATTCCTCCAAGAACTCTGTTTATCTAGGAGCACAACCGTTGAAGGAGCTATACGGTAAATTCCCGGATATGATGGAAATGATGGCCATCGTTAAGAATATTTACGGGGATGATTTCATGAATATTTTCGAAAAATCTTTTGCTAATCTTGAACATGAATTTACAGATGAGAACGGTTTTCTCGAAAAGATTGAACATCCAGAAAAAGAACCAATACAATAA
- a CDS encoding tryptophan transporter: MNTKSLVTLSLLVGIGAVLHTIVPGFVFGMKPDLMLLMMFLGIFLLPDLKNALLIGAVTGIISGLTTSFPGGQIPNIIDKIITALIIYAVYKLLTKFVKPAVASLSLTLVGTLISGTIFLTSAYLLVGLPGPFLTLAAGAILPALVINTVAMAVIYPMASSILKRTNAVITS; this comes from the coding sequence ATGAATACGAAATCATTAGTAACTTTATCGTTGCTAGTCGGAATCGGTGCCGTTCTGCACACGATTGTACCTGGATTTGTCTTTGGAATGAAGCCGGACTTAATGCTTCTTATGATGTTTCTCGGCATCTTTTTACTGCCAGACTTGAAGAATGCGCTATTAATAGGCGCAGTCACTGGAATTATTTCTGGTTTGACTACCTCATTTCCAGGAGGACAAATACCCAATATCATTGATAAGATCATAACAGCGTTGATTATTTATGCAGTCTATAAATTGCTTACGAAATTTGTTAAACCCGCAGTTGCCAGCCTATCCTTAACCTTGGTCGGCACACTGATCTCGGGAACGATTTTCTTAACATCAGCCTATTTACTTGTCGGCCTTCCTGGACCATTTTTGACATTGGCTGCCGGAGCAATTCTTCCTGCCCTTGTCATTAACACCGTTGCAATGGCTGTTATTTATCCAATGGCATCAAGTATTCTGAAACGAACCAATGCTGTAATTACTTCATAA
- a CDS encoding HIT family protein, with the protein MSDCIFCKIINGDIPSSKVYEDEHVMAFLDISQVTKGHTLVIPKIHKENVYELTPEIAAHVFEAVPKIARAIKQEFNPIGMNVLNNNGEHAGQSVFHFHIHLLPRYGEGDGFGAVWKTHTSEYTPDELKQIASSIGQHIS; encoded by the coding sequence ATGTCAGATTGCATTTTCTGCAAAATCATCAACGGGGATATCCCTTCCTCCAAGGTTTATGAAGATGAACATGTAATGGCCTTTTTAGACATCAGCCAAGTAACTAAAGGACATACCCTCGTCATCCCGAAAATACATAAAGAAAACGTATACGAGCTCACACCAGAAATCGCAGCCCATGTATTTGAGGCCGTACCAAAAATCGCACGCGCCATCAAACAAGAATTCAACCCAATTGGCATGAACGTCCTAAACAACAATGGCGAACATGCCGGACAATCCGTCTTCCACTTCCACATCCATCTATTGCCGCGCTACGGCGAAGGGGACGGCTTCGGTGCCGTTTGGAAAACCCATACAAGCGAATATACACCAGACGAGCTCAAACAAATTGCCAGCTCAATCGGTCAGCATATTAGCTGA
- the yhaM gene encoding 3'-5' exoribonuclease YhaM, whose product MKGIAHYEVGDTIDLHLFIKNAIKGTASNGKPFLSLIFQDKSGEIEAKLWDVKPEDEQIYVPEAIVRVTGDVQNYKGKLQLRIRAIRLKYDNEAVNIGDLLPTAPIGKDEMADTITKYIFEMTNPNIQRITRHLVKKYSKEFFEYPAATKNHHEFFSGLAYHVVSMLDLAKAIAELYPSLNKDLLYAGVILHDLGKVMELSGPIATTYTVEGNLLGHITIMVNEIGKVAEELNIQGEEILILQHIVLSHHGKAEWGSPKPPLVKEAEILHHIDNLDAKMNMMDRALDRVKPGEFTERIFPLDNRSLYKPSFK is encoded by the coding sequence ATGAAGGGAATTGCCCATTACGAGGTAGGAGATACAATCGATCTCCATTTATTCATAAAGAATGCGATCAAAGGTACAGCCAGCAACGGCAAACCTTTTTTATCATTAATATTCCAGGATAAAAGCGGGGAAATTGAAGCAAAGCTTTGGGATGTAAAACCTGAGGACGAACAAATTTATGTTCCGGAGGCAATCGTCCGCGTTACTGGAGATGTACAGAACTACAAAGGAAAGCTCCAGCTGCGCATTCGTGCCATCCGATTGAAATATGATAATGAAGCGGTTAATATCGGAGATCTGCTGCCAACAGCTCCAATTGGCAAGGATGAAATGGCTGATACCATTACGAAATACATATTTGAAATGACTAATCCGAATATCCAGCGCATTACTAGGCATCTGGTCAAGAAGTATTCAAAGGAATTTTTTGAATACCCGGCTGCGACGAAGAATCATCATGAATTCTTCTCTGGACTTGCCTATCATGTCGTCTCCATGCTGGATTTGGCTAAAGCCATTGCGGAGTTATACCCATCCTTGAATAAGGATTTGCTGTATGCAGGTGTCATCCTTCATGACCTTGGTAAGGTGATGGAATTGAGCGGGCCGATTGCCACAACTTATACAGTGGAAGGGAATTTGCTTGGTCATATCACCATCATGGTAAATGAAATCGGCAAGGTGGCCGAGGAACTCAATATACAGGGAGAAGAAATCCTTATACTGCAGCATATCGTGCTGAGTCATCATGGCAAGGCGGAATGGGGAAGCCCGAAACCGCCATTGGTGAAAGAGGCTGAAATCCTGCATCACATCGATAATTTGGATGCGAAGATGAATATGATGGATAGAGCGCTTGACCGCGTGAAACCGGGTGAATTCACTGAGCGCATCTTCCCGCTTGATAACCGCAGTCTCTATAAGCCATCCTTTAAATAA
- the serC gene encoding 3-phosphoserine/phosphohydroxythreonine transaminase: MARAFNFNAGPAALPEEVLLKAQKEFLDFEGSRMSVMELSHRSKEYSRVHDKASGLLRELMEIPADYEILFLQGGASLQFSMIPMNLLDQERGASYILTGSWSEKALKEAKKLGPIEIAASTKESGYHAIPQLSDIQWKENTSYVHLTSNNTIYGTQWKEYPKTDQIPLIADMSSDILSKKIDVSQFGLIYAGAQKNLGPSGVTVVIIRKDLIQKDDSLPTMLSYETHAGSNSLYNTPPTLAIYLLSLVLEWAKDKGGVAQIEQQNQQKAKLIYDAIDESNGFYSGHADQDSRSNMNITFTLPTNELTKQFLQEAANEGFIGLGGHRSVGGCRASIYNAVPHEHCQALADFMVKFKKINS; encoded by the coding sequence ATGGCTAGAGCGTTTAATTTTAATGCGGGACCGGCCGCTTTACCTGAGGAAGTGTTATTGAAGGCACAGAAGGAGTTTCTTGACTTCGAGGGGAGCCGGATGTCTGTTATGGAGCTGAGCCATCGCAGCAAGGAGTACAGCAGGGTCCATGATAAAGCGAGCGGGCTGCTGAGAGAGCTGATGGAGATTCCTGCGGATTACGAGATTCTGTTCCTTCAAGGAGGAGCTTCCCTGCAGTTTTCGATGATTCCGATGAATTTACTTGACCAGGAGCGCGGGGCAAGCTATATCCTTACGGGTTCGTGGTCTGAGAAGGCCTTGAAGGAAGCCAAAAAACTCGGTCCGATAGAGATAGCAGCTTCCACGAAAGAATCCGGTTACCATGCCATTCCACAGCTTTCCGATATTCAGTGGAAAGAGAATACCTCTTATGTCCACTTGACGAGCAATAATACGATATACGGCACGCAGTGGAAGGAGTATCCGAAGACGGATCAGATTCCGCTTATCGCTGATATGTCGAGTGATATATTGAGCAAGAAAATAGATGTTTCCCAGTTCGGGCTTATCTATGCGGGGGCACAGAAGAATCTCGGCCCATCCGGGGTAACGGTGGTCATCATCCGCAAAGATTTAATCCAAAAGGATGACAGCTTGCCGACGATGCTTTCTTATGAAACTCATGCGGGCTCCAATTCCTTGTATAATACACCGCCTACCTTGGCCATTTACCTTTTATCTTTAGTATTAGAATGGGCTAAGGATAAGGGCGGCGTGGCCCAGATAGAGCAGCAAAACCAGCAGAAAGCCAAACTGATTTATGATGCGATTGATGAAAGTAACGGTTTTTATTCCGGACATGCCGACCAAGACAGCCGGTCGAATATGAATATCACCTTCACCCTGCCTACAAACGAATTGACGAAGCAATTCCTTCAGGAGGCTGCCAATGAGGGCTTTATCGGGCTTGGCGGTCATCGTTCTGTCGGCGGCTGCAGGGCCTCCATCTATAATGCCGTTCCACATGAGCATTGCCAGGCCTTGGCAGATTTTATGGTAAAATTCAAAAAAATCAATAGTTAG
- a CDS encoding ABC transporter permease: MKIESLWKERFNHFLKETGKYLKYIFNGHLVFVMIILIGGAGYYYSEWVKTLTPDFPAPIIMALILGLVVTISPLTTFFRDPDIVFLLPIETRLDSYVKRSYVFSFVMQLYVLLIIQAVLTPMYMQVMGGQALSFLSLLIVLLILKAVNLAGRWFVLYDREPYAPYVDTFVRFALNGVLVYLIVKGANVLLILLVFAVLVGLCLYYVKSSRNTVLQWERLIELENGRMAAFYRIANLFTDVPKLREKITERRWLSAIIRVLSGRTKNPFSYLYARTFVRANDYFGLYMRLSIIAFLVVAFADLGWGSVFVSVLFLYMTGLQLLPIWHHHDQKMTIELYPYNPAYRKKAVMDLLTILMVIQCFFFAIGILIGGSLQLAGLSLILGLAVIVFFRMFASRKMQE, from the coding sequence ATGAAGATTGAGTCATTATGGAAGGAACGCTTTAATCATTTTTTAAAGGAGACCGGTAAATACTTAAAGTATATATTCAATGGCCATTTAGTGTTTGTGATGATTATTTTGATTGGCGGAGCGGGCTATTATTACAGTGAATGGGTTAAAACCTTAACACCAGATTTTCCGGCGCCGATTATTATGGCACTTATACTTGGTCTCGTCGTGACAATCAGTCCGCTCACAACCTTTTTCCGAGATCCGGATATTGTTTTTTTGCTGCCAATTGAGACAAGGCTTGATTCGTATGTGAAGAGATCCTATGTATTCAGTTTTGTCATGCAGTTATATGTTTTGCTTATCATTCAAGCTGTTTTGACCCCGATGTATATGCAGGTAATGGGGGGGCAGGCGCTTTCATTCTTAAGTCTTCTCATTGTTTTGCTTATCCTGAAGGCGGTTAACTTGGCAGGTCGCTGGTTTGTTCTGTATGACCGGGAGCCGTATGCTCCATATGTGGATACCTTTGTGCGCTTTGCTTTGAACGGTGTGTTAGTTTATTTGATTGTAAAGGGTGCGAATGTACTTCTCATTCTGCTTGTGTTTGCTGTATTAGTTGGCTTGTGCTTGTACTATGTGAAGTCCTCTAGAAATACAGTTCTTCAATGGGAAAGGCTGATTGAGCTTGAGAATGGTAGAATGGCCGCCTTTTACCGGATTGCCAATTTATTTACGGATGTGCCGAAGCTGCGTGAGAAAATAACGGAACGCAGATGGCTGTCTGCAATCATCCGGGTGCTTTCAGGCAGAACGAAGAATCCGTTCAGCTATTTATATGCCCGTACATTTGTGCGAGCAAATGATTATTTTGGTTTATATATGCGCTTATCCATCATCGCCTTTTTGGTTGTAGCCTTTGCCGATCTGGGCTGGGGCTCAGTGTTTGTCTCAGTGCTGTTTCTTTATATGACAGGTCTGCAATTGCTGCCGATCTGGCATCATCATGACCAGAAGATGACCATCGAGCTGTATCCATACAATCCTGCATACCGCAAGAAGGCGGTTATGGATTTATTGACCATCCTAATGGTGATTCAGTGCTTTTTCTTTGCCATTGGCATATTAATTGGAGGAAGCCTTCAATTGGCTGGGCTCTCACTTATTCTAGGTCTAGCAGTCATTGTCTTTTTCAGGATGTTTGCAAGCCGTAAAATGCAGGAATAA
- a CDS encoding ABC transporter ATP-binding protein — MSLLEINHVTGGYTRTPVLKDVSFEVKPNELVALIGLNGAGKSTIIKHIIGLMTPRKGDIKINDKKFSEDMESYRKQFSFIPETPILYEELTLEEHLRLTAMAYGLDEKTFEERSAKLLKEYRMEKRLKWFPAHFSKGMKQKVMIMCAFLVEPSLYIVDEPFVGLDPLAIQSLLDMMGDMKEQGAGILMSTHILATAEKYCDSFVILHEGEVRAKGNLEELRRQFDMPGASLDDIYLQLTKEDRHED; from the coding sequence ATGTCATTGCTTGAAATAAACCATGTTACGGGCGGATATACGAGAACGCCTGTCCTGAAGGATGTTAGCTTTGAGGTTAAACCAAATGAACTTGTGGCACTGATTGGATTAAATGGTGCCGGAAAGTCAACGATTATTAAGCATATTATTGGGTTAATGACCCCGCGTAAAGGCGATATCAAGATAAACGACAAGAAGTTTTCCGAGGATATGGAATCATATCGGAAGCAGTTCTCTTTCATTCCAGAGACACCGATTTTATATGAGGAGCTTACGCTTGAGGAGCATTTGCGTTTGACAGCGATGGCGTATGGACTTGATGAGAAGACGTTTGAAGAGCGTTCTGCGAAATTATTGAAGGAATACCGGATGGAGAAAAGGCTGAAGTGGTTCCCTGCTCATTTCTCGAAAGGGATGAAGCAGAAGGTCATGATTATGTGTGCCTTTCTAGTGGAGCCATCGCTTTATATTGTGGATGAGCCGTTTGTTGGTCTCGATCCGCTTGCGATTCAATCCTTGCTGGATATGATGGGGGATATGAAGGAGCAGGGAGCAGGGATCCTGATGTCTACGCATATATTGGCGACAGCGGAAAAATATTGTGATTCCTTTGTTATTCTTCATGAAGGAGAAGTTAGGGCTAAAGGAAATCTCGAGGAGCTTCGCCGCCAGTTTGATATGCCGGGAGCTTCGCTTGATGATATTTATTTGCAGCTGACAAAGGAAGATCGCCATGAAGATTGA
- a CDS encoding sporulation YhaL family protein: MPFFMWFIVAGIFVSAYMTIKSMREDREIDEAFIEDEGKVYIERMEEEKKKRTLTDEAN, encoded by the coding sequence GTGCCATTTTTCATGTGGTTCATCGTCGCAGGAATTTTTGTCAGTGCTTATATGACCATCAAATCAATGAGAGAAGACAGAGAAATTGATGAAGCCTTCATAGAGGATGAGGGGAAGGTATACATCGAACGAATGGAAGAGGAAAAGAAGAAGCGCACATTAACAGATGAGGCAAATTAA
- a CDS encoding peptidylprolyl isomerase, with protein sequence MKKWLITVASVSTLIGLSACNNVGSDETIAETKSGNITKDEFYEELKDKYGDQVLQELVYKKVFTDQYKVSDKEVDKRLEETKANLGENFESALAQNGYADEKAFKEELKYQLAQEKAALETVDVTEDELKDYYENKYTVNLKARHILVADEKTAKEVKKKLENGEKFADLAKEYSTDEASKEQGGDLGEFGVGKMVPAFEDAAYKLKVDEISDPVQSDYGFHIIQVTDRVKNDSPSFEDAKADVERSVKTAKLDSTKAQEAIQKVIDDAKIDVKDKDLEDAF encoded by the coding sequence ATGAAGAAATGGTTAATCACAGTAGCATCCGTATCGACACTTATCGGCCTCAGTGCCTGCAACAATGTCGGTTCTGATGAGACAATCGCAGAAACAAAATCAGGCAATATCACGAAAGATGAATTCTATGAGGAATTGAAGGACAAATATGGGGACCAAGTACTTCAAGAGCTTGTTTACAAAAAGGTCTTCACCGATCAATATAAGGTAAGTGACAAGGAAGTCGACAAACGCCTTGAAGAAACAAAGGCTAACCTTGGTGAGAACTTCGAAAGTGCTCTTGCTCAAAACGGCTATGCAGATGAAAAAGCCTTCAAGGAAGAGCTTAAATATCAGCTTGCTCAAGAGAAAGCAGCTCTCGAAACAGTCGATGTCACAGAAGATGAGCTGAAGGATTATTATGAGAACAAGTATACAGTCAATCTTAAAGCCAGACACATCCTTGTAGCAGATGAAAAAACAGCGAAAGAAGTAAAGAAAAAGCTTGAAAATGGCGAAAAATTTGCTGATTTGGCTAAAGAATACTCCACTGATGAGGCATCTAAAGAACAAGGCGGAGACCTTGGTGAATTCGGTGTAGGCAAGATGGTGCCTGCCTTTGAGGATGCAGCTTATAAATTGAAGGTGGATGAGATCTCTGACCCTGTACAATCAGATTACGGTTTCCATATCATTCAAGTGACAGATCGCGTCAAAAACGACAGTCCTTCCTTTGAAGATGCAAAAGCTGATGTAGAGAGAAGCGTTAAGACCGCTAAACTAGACTCTACAAAAGCCCAAGAAGCTATTCAAAAAGTAATCGATGATGCAAAAATCGATGTGAAGGATAAAGATTTGGAAGACGCCTTTTAA
- a CDS encoding YtxH domain-containing protein, whose amino-acid sequence MKAKSLAIGFISGFAVAGVGVLLSTPASGKEVRSNLKETKDETVLLLQDVQEAVIQLKNDCISAANVSKAQVNMFIKDVKELIQEWNADAKQHTDAIQVQIKDVETAINELEAAITPTPAK is encoded by the coding sequence ATGAAAGCAAAATCTTTAGCGATTGGATTCATATCTGGTTTCGCCGTAGCCGGAGTTGGTGTACTGCTTAGCACCCCTGCATCCGGCAAGGAAGTACGTTCAAATTTGAAGGAAACAAAGGATGAGACCGTCCTCCTTCTTCAAGATGTCCAAGAAGCGGTCATCCAATTGAAAAATGACTGTATATCAGCCGCCAACGTGAGTAAAGCACAAGTCAATATGTTCATTAAGGATGTAAAAGAATTGATCCAGGAATGGAATGCAGATGCAAAACAGCATACCGATGCGATACAGGTACAAATCAAGGATGTGGAAACAGCCATTAACGAACTTGAAGCAGCTATTACACCAACGCCGGCAAAATAA
- a CDS encoding ISL3 family transposase, whose protein sequence is MNFIITLPGLEGVRVTKSEVKDNGVFEITVEMPMAPHTCPRCGEETQKVHDYRIQSVRHLKMAERPTVLQYRKRRYVCPCGKRFAEQNPFVDRYQRFSKEWNQQVQIRTVKAKTFTEIAAQYHTSVSTIIRRFDAIVPDSMKGSAALPEVIAIDEFKGNTGKEKFQLIIADAQTREPIDILPNRRKDTIKDYLRKHGAKVRVVVMDMSLAFKRAVQEALGRPIIVADSFHFVRYMNWALDRVRVREQARWHEYDRKKCKKARYIFHKAAHKLTEKDQWLLQRYFSFSPELQKAYELKEAFYTWFYKAKENGGKGILETQKELRQFYQKVEGSGIPELSKTVQTYRNWEREILNRFEFNYSNGFVEGLNNLTKVMKRNGFGYRNFTRFRARILLHHQYKNIGHSLG, encoded by the coding sequence TTGAATTTTATCATAACATTGCCGGGTTTAGAAGGTGTAAGGGTGACAAAGTCCGAGGTGAAGGATAATGGTGTTTTTGAAATAACCGTTGAGATGCCCATGGCACCGCATACCTGTCCAAGATGTGGCGAGGAAACGCAGAAAGTCCATGATTATCGGATTCAGTCCGTTCGGCATCTTAAAATGGCGGAACGACCAACGGTTTTGCAATACCGCAAACGGCGGTATGTTTGTCCTTGTGGAAAGAGGTTTGCCGAACAGAACCCGTTTGTCGATCGGTATCAACGCTTCTCAAAAGAATGGAACCAACAAGTCCAGATACGTACAGTCAAAGCCAAGACATTCACCGAAATCGCCGCTCAATATCATACATCCGTCAGTACCATCATCCGCCGGTTTGATGCCATTGTCCCGGACTCCATGAAGGGGTCGGCTGCCTTGCCAGAAGTGATCGCCATTGATGAATTCAAGGGGAACACCGGGAAGGAAAAGTTTCAGCTTATCATTGCGGATGCCCAAACACGAGAGCCCATCGATATTCTTCCGAATCGCCGGAAGGATACGATCAAGGATTACCTGCGTAAACACGGAGCGAAGGTCCGAGTGGTTGTCATGGATATGAGTTTAGCCTTTAAGAGAGCAGTTCAAGAGGCGTTGGGGCGGCCCATCATTGTGGCGGATAGCTTCCACTTTGTCCGATATATGAATTGGGCGCTGGATCGGGTGCGAGTGAGAGAACAGGCCAGGTGGCATGAATATGACCGGAAGAAATGCAAGAAAGCCCGCTATATCTTTCATAAAGCCGCCCATAAATTAACGGAGAAAGACCAGTGGCTTCTTCAGCGATACTTCAGCTTTTCCCCTGAACTCCAGAAAGCATATGAGCTCAAGGAGGCCTTTTATACTTGGTTTTATAAGGCAAAAGAAAATGGAGGAAAAGGGATTCTGGAGACACAGAAAGAACTTCGTCAGTTCTATCAGAAGGTAGAAGGGAGTGGCATTCCTGAATTGAGCAAGACAGTCCAAACGTATCGAAACTGGGAAAGAGAAATCTTAAATCGCTTCGAGTTCAATTACTCGAATGGGTTTGTGGAAGGCTTAAACAACTTAACAAAGGTGATGAAACGGAATGGATTTGGCTATCGGAATTTCACCCGATTCCGCGCGAGGATCCTCCTCCACCATCAATATAAAAACATCGGTCATTCATTAGGATAA
- a CDS encoding YjcZ family sporulation protein — protein sequence MGQNYGGGFAFIVVLFILLVIVGASWIY from the coding sequence ATGGGTCAGAACTACGGAGGAGGATTTGCCTTCATCGTCGTACTTTTCATTTTGCTCGTGATTGTTGGTGCGTCTTGGATTTACTAA